From a region of the Ketobacter sp. MCCC 1A13808 genome:
- a CDS encoding AraC family transcriptional regulator, producing MTNSYTGINTSEQSTTPDFFYSLDRPLHSLPDRSQVSAVNLYRFPELVSRLGGNYRDILERHSINPEILTTDNRFIDCQPFVDMLEYCSSRLNDPLFGLHLASIQDAEIYGCVSVLSKSAPTVHQGLVDLIEFLPVVHSPESVLELVEGVSTSELRWTEHSDFGLNDQADGQGLLLNLNLLRSLAGKDFVPDYVNVSVSSYQKAGNDIEKAIACPVRASRERSCIAFPTALLYQPSINTNNPLYHLLKGYLERLKHCKKPGLLNKVNEFISAGLLCNEVTIDACANQLGLSPRILQMRLKSMNVTYSDLLARHRLQRAKSKLRHSDLSIAEIADLLGYAERTSFGRAFKQWTGLTPQQFRKQH from the coding sequence ATGACAAATTCCTATACCGGAATCAATACCTCTGAACAGTCCACCACCCCTGATTTTTTTTATAGTCTGGATCGTCCCTTGCACTCACTACCGGACCGCAGTCAAGTGAGTGCAGTGAACCTATACCGTTTCCCGGAGCTCGTAAGCCGCTTAGGTGGTAATTATCGCGATATTCTGGAACGTCACAGCATTAATCCCGAAATACTGACAACCGATAACCGGTTTATCGATTGTCAGCCTTTCGTTGATATGCTGGAGTATTGTTCCTCCCGATTAAATGATCCTTTGTTTGGTCTACATCTAGCGTCAATACAAGATGCAGAAATTTATGGCTGTGTGTCGGTTTTATCCAAGTCTGCGCCAACAGTTCATCAGGGCCTGGTTGATTTAATCGAGTTTTTACCGGTCGTCCATTCACCCGAAAGCGTGCTTGAGCTGGTTGAAGGCGTATCCACATCGGAACTGCGCTGGACAGAGCATTCGGATTTCGGCCTGAACGACCAGGCGGATGGACAGGGATTACTACTGAACCTCAATCTCTTGCGCTCATTGGCGGGTAAGGATTTTGTGCCGGATTACGTTAATGTATCGGTAAGCAGTTACCAAAAAGCAGGCAACGACATTGAAAAGGCCATAGCCTGTCCGGTACGCGCCAGTCGGGAACGATCTTGTATTGCGTTCCCAACGGCTCTGCTTTATCAACCGTCTATCAATACCAATAATCCGCTATACCATTTGCTAAAAGGTTATCTGGAACGTCTTAAGCATTGTAAAAAGCCTGGACTGCTGAATAAAGTGAATGAATTTATCAGTGCCGGCCTGCTGTGCAATGAGGTTACTATCGATGCCTGTGCAAACCAGCTCGGCCTTTCCCCCCGCATTTTGCAAATGCGCTTGAAATCCATGAACGTGACCTATTCAGATTTGCTGGCTCGCCACCGTTTACAGCGAGCCAAAAGCAAGCTACGTCATTCAGACCTTTCCATCGCTGAAATCGCTGACCTGCTCGGCTACGCCGAAAGAACCAGTTTCGGACGAGCATTTAAACAATGGACCGGTCTTACTCCCCAGCAGTTCAGGAAACAGCACTGA
- a CDS encoding TetR/AcrR family transcriptional regulator — protein sequence MLRQKPLADITVRDLTFKADIGYATFFRHYPNLESLLEDVAKEQIDQVIGAVLPVMGTANALDACKALCAVVGAHRAVWVTLLTGGAFDAVKQELLLLSREYAAMQTGLTSWLPPDLGVSLSVSCTLELLVWWLTSPNPDSSDNIGQLLHKVIHERLLISETFN from the coding sequence ATGCTTCGGCAAAAACCCTTAGCTGATATTACGGTTCGTGATTTAACCTTCAAAGCGGATATCGGGTATGCAACTTTTTTCAGACATTACCCGAATTTGGAATCACTGCTGGAGGATGTAGCGAAAGAACAAATTGATCAGGTGATCGGAGCCGTGCTACCCGTGATGGGTACCGCAAACGCATTGGATGCGTGCAAGGCCCTTTGCGCAGTGGTTGGAGCGCATCGAGCTGTGTGGGTAACGTTGCTGACAGGCGGCGCATTTGATGCAGTCAAGCAAGAGCTTTTGTTGTTGTCCCGCGAGTATGCGGCAATGCAAACCGGGCTAACCTCCTGGTTGCCTCCGGACTTGGGCGTCAGTTTATCGGTGAGTTGCACCTTGGAGCTATTGGTGTGGTGGTTGACCAGCCCAAATCCGGACTCGTCCGATAACATAGGCCAACTACTGCATAAGGTGATTCACGAGCGGTTGTTAATAAGTGAAACTTTTAATTGA
- a CDS encoding nuclear transport factor 2 family protein, whose amino-acid sequence MTTDSDELADLIDREKIRNCIMGLARGEDRRDAQLITAAFWANAMTDFGIFKGNFSQYLDWVVPGSAAVLLTQHKLSQIYIKLAGNVAQCETYVTSYHRVNTGEAHHDITIGGRYLDQMEKREGEWRISTRTMLYDWCQNFGISANWEQGLMGQPFSSEHYTGACANDFSYAFFGIRE is encoded by the coding sequence ATGACGACCGATTCGGATGAATTGGCGGATCTGATAGACCGTGAAAAAATACGTAATTGCATAATGGGACTGGCCCGCGGAGAAGACCGGCGCGATGCTCAATTAATCACAGCCGCCTTCTGGGCGAATGCGATGACCGACTTCGGAATATTTAAAGGCAATTTTTCGCAGTACCTTGATTGGGTCGTTCCCGGCTCAGCAGCGGTACTGCTCACTCAACATAAGCTAAGCCAAATTTATATTAAGTTGGCAGGTAATGTCGCCCAATGCGAAACCTATGTAACCTCCTATCACCGGGTTAATACGGGTGAAGCGCACCACGATATAACCATTGGTGGACGCTATCTGGATCAAATGGAAAAACGCGAAGGTGAATGGCGAATCAGCACACGCACCATGCTGTACGACTGGTGTCAGAACTTTGGTATTTCGGCGAATTGGGAGCAGGGCTTAATGGGCCAGCCATTCAGTTCAGAGCATTATACAGGTGCGTGCGCTAACGACTTCAGTTACGCGTTTTTTGGTATTAGAGAGTGA
- a CDS encoding class I adenylate-forming enzyme family protein, whose product MSKKRAIVGDLSVSLVRGMPLAEEAGMGALTIPGYLNEVCKRYGDQEAIVIHTPQGVVRWSYNELRKHSVDVAKTLIAAGVGKDTRVGILMTNRPEYLSMLFGIALAGGVSVALSTFSTPDELEHLLSASAISLLVFEEKVLKKNFAAILTELEPNIKQSAPGKLESTKFPFLKQFVRLDGMTGIPDASTTVPEVNAFQSWNDFIANASTVSDTVVESRAASVTPGDAGGLFFSSGTTSLPKGILHSQQAFAIQWWRWPRVMGVKEPARAWTGNGFFWSGNISMIVGVALSTGGAAILQPLFDAEEAVRLIEAERITFLNGRPHQWARLQAVPGYIDADLSSLRYVTRGELITAHPTVDTDWDLPMAFGTTETMTINTSFDADTSAEEYAGSAGVPLPGNLLKIVDPNTLALIPVGERGEICIKGPTLMLGYIGKTLEDCFDDDGYYCTGDGGYVDANGRLFWEGRLNDIIKTGGANVSPEEVDSIIAKFPGIKRSQTVGVEHDTLGEMVVSCIVALEGVSIDTQELSAFLKQKLASFKLPRKVLSFAESDFAMTGNEKAKAKEIKAAATHRLKAAGEPGVV is encoded by the coding sequence ATGAGTAAAAAAAGAGCCATAGTGGGAGACCTCTCGGTCTCCCTGGTTCGCGGTATGCCGCTCGCTGAAGAAGCGGGCATGGGTGCGTTGACCATTCCAGGCTATCTTAACGAAGTTTGTAAACGATACGGAGACCAAGAAGCCATCGTAATTCACACCCCGCAGGGTGTGGTGAGATGGAGCTACAACGAGCTGCGCAAGCATTCTGTGGATGTTGCCAAAACCTTGATCGCTGCAGGTGTAGGCAAAGATACCCGGGTCGGCATTTTGATGACCAACCGGCCGGAATATTTATCAATGCTTTTTGGCATCGCATTAGCCGGTGGTGTGTCCGTCGCGCTGAGCACGTTTTCTACTCCTGACGAACTTGAACATCTGCTCTCTGCATCCGCAATTTCCTTACTCGTATTTGAAGAAAAAGTACTGAAGAAAAACTTTGCTGCGATACTGACAGAGCTGGAACCGAACATTAAGCAAAGCGCACCCGGCAAACTGGAGTCCACCAAATTCCCGTTTTTGAAACAATTTGTGCGCCTCGACGGTATGACCGGTATCCCGGATGCCAGCACGACTGTACCGGAGGTAAACGCGTTTCAGTCCTGGAATGACTTTATAGCCAATGCCTCGACAGTATCGGACACGGTCGTTGAATCCCGCGCTGCGTCAGTCACGCCCGGTGATGCAGGGGGCCTTTTTTTCTCATCCGGTACCACCAGCTTACCCAAGGGTATTCTGCATTCACAGCAAGCCTTTGCCATTCAATGGTGGCGCTGGCCCCGTGTAATGGGCGTGAAAGAACCGGCTCGAGCCTGGACTGGCAACGGATTTTTCTGGTCGGGTAATATTTCCATGATTGTGGGAGTCGCGCTTTCTACCGGTGGCGCCGCCATACTGCAACCGTTATTCGATGCAGAGGAGGCCGTCAGGCTTATTGAAGCTGAGCGCATCACATTCCTTAATGGCCGGCCACACCAATGGGCACGATTACAAGCGGTACCGGGTTACATTGATGCAGACCTCAGCAGCTTGCGTTACGTCACCCGTGGAGAATTAATCACTGCCCATCCCACCGTCGATACTGACTGGGATTTGCCAATGGCGTTCGGCACCACCGAGACCATGACAATCAACACCAGTTTCGATGCAGACACCTCTGCTGAGGAGTATGCAGGCAGTGCCGGTGTACCATTACCGGGCAACCTGCTGAAGATCGTTGATCCAAACACGCTCGCGCTGATACCAGTGGGTGAACGAGGTGAAATCTGCATTAAAGGACCAACTCTGATGCTCGGTTATATCGGCAAGACACTGGAAGACTGTTTTGACGATGACGGCTATTATTGCACTGGCGACGGAGGGTATGTAGATGCCAATGGGCGTTTATTCTGGGAAGGAAGGCTGAACGACATTATCAAAACCGGGGGAGCCAACGTCTCACCGGAAGAAGTCGATTCAATTATTGCCAAATTTCCAGGCATCAAACGCTCCCAGACCGTCGGCGTTGAACACGACACCCTGGGGGAAATGGTGGTTTCATGCATCGTTGCACTGGAAGGTGTCAGTATAGATACACAGGAACTTTCCGCATTTTTAAAACAAAAACTGGCTAGTTTTAAATTACCACGCAAAGTGCTGTCATTTGCGGAATCCGACTTCGCGATGACGGGGAATGAAAAAGCAAAAGCAAAAGAAATTAAAGCCGCAGCGACTCATCGTTTGAAAGCGGCAGGCGAGCCGGGGGTTGTTTAA
- a CDS encoding MDR family oxidoreductase codes for MFSGIQINKDDAGQTVEVVQIEESQLPEGNVTVQVECSTMNYKDGLAITGSSPVVRKFPMVPGIDLAGVVCESSHPDWKEGDRVVLNGWGVGEAHWGGLAQKARLNGDWLIPLNSAFTSRQAMAIGTAGYTAALCVDALVNYGITPDQGEILVTGATGGVGSVAVMLLAKAGYTVVAATGKTSEEAYLKSLGASAIVDRATLSEKGKPMQKERWAGVIDSVGSFTLANACAQTKYCGAVAACGLAQGADFPATVMPFILRGVALLGVDSVMAPKARRMAAWDRLAKDLDVSVLESVIAGEVGLADAVAAATDLLEGKIRGRLVVDVNK; via the coding sequence ATGTTTTCCGGAATCCAGATTAACAAAGACGACGCAGGTCAGACGGTAGAAGTTGTACAGATAGAAGAATCACAGTTGCCGGAAGGCAACGTCACTGTACAGGTTGAATGCTCCACAATGAACTACAAAGATGGCCTCGCTATTACAGGCAGTTCACCCGTGGTTCGCAAGTTCCCGATGGTGCCCGGTATCGACCTGGCTGGAGTTGTTTGTGAAAGCAGCCACCCAGACTGGAAAGAAGGTGATCGCGTGGTCCTAAATGGCTGGGGTGTCGGAGAAGCTCATTGGGGCGGTTTGGCACAAAAAGCGCGATTGAACGGCGATTGGCTGATACCTTTAAACAGTGCGTTTACCAGCCGTCAGGCGATGGCGATCGGTACCGCAGGTTACACCGCCGCACTTTGCGTAGATGCTTTGGTTAATTACGGTATCACTCCAGATCAAGGCGAAATCCTGGTCACCGGCGCAACTGGCGGTGTGGGTAGTGTAGCAGTAATGTTGTTGGCCAAAGCGGGTTACACCGTCGTCGCCGCAACCGGCAAAACCTCTGAAGAAGCGTATCTGAAAAGCCTGGGTGCGTCTGCCATCGTTGATCGAGCTACCCTGTCAGAGAAAGGCAAGCCGATGCAGAAAGAACGTTGGGCAGGGGTCATCGATTCAGTAGGCAGCTTTACTTTAGCCAACGCTTGTGCCCAAACGAAATACTGCGGTGCCGTAGCGGCGTGTGGCCTGGCTCAGGGCGCAGACTTTCCCGCTACCGTGATGCCGTTTATTCTCCGTGGTGTGGCCCTGTTGGGTGTCGATAGCGTAATGGCACCGAAAGCACGACGAATGGCAGCATGGGATCGTCTGGCCAAAGACCTTGATGTTTCGGTGCTGGAAAGTGTTATAGCTGGTGAAGTAGGGCTTGCAGACGCTGTCGCGGCTGCCACCGATCTTCTGGAAGGCAAGATCCGCGGCCGATTGGTTGTAGATGTAAATAAATAA
- a CDS encoding nuclear transport factor 2 family protein, producing the protein MNEQLQLLLDRQDIYDCLVRFSRGIDRFDRGIFLSAFHTDAIISAGVFVGDPAALYEWAKVLHEEGQVATQHNLSNFSCDIDGNTAHTETYYLFLGRNRDHSNWAAGGRYIDRLERRDRQWKIACRTNSIEWSGSIPSMDIPFANLADLNKNGTPGRNTDDPSYHRPLSNKREIHIPNSIKSFTY; encoded by the coding sequence ATGAATGAACAGTTGCAATTACTTTTGGACAGACAAGATATTTACGATTGTTTGGTGCGCTTCAGTCGTGGCATAGATCGCTTCGATCGCGGAATTTTTCTATCCGCATTTCACACAGATGCCATCATTTCGGCAGGCGTGTTTGTGGGCGACCCGGCTGCACTCTATGAATGGGCAAAAGTCCTTCACGAAGAGGGGCAAGTGGCGACGCAACATAATCTGAGCAATTTCAGTTGCGATATCGACGGAAATACCGCGCATACAGAAACTTACTACCTATTTCTGGGGCGCAATCGCGATCACAGCAACTGGGCAGCGGGCGGGCGTTATATCGATCGCCTGGAAAGAAGGGATCGCCAATGGAAAATCGCGTGTCGTACTAATTCGATAGAGTGGTCCGGTAGCATCCCCTCCATGGACATCCCCTTCGCAAACCTCGCTGACCTTAATAAAAACGGCACGCCCGGCCGCAACACAGACGATCCTTCCTATCACCGGCCACTATCCAATAAGCGGGAAATCCATATTCCCAATTCAATTAAAAGTTTCACTTATTAA
- a CDS encoding pyrroloquinoline quinone-dependent dehydrogenase: protein MKTKYQFGFQLTSLLAVFAISTLTQAQLPASSTSVVDQHQLGSKYSPLKQVTKKNVADLEVAWEYHTGDGANPKPNSLTSFQDQPSLIEGNLVVCSTNRRVIALDPKTGEERWVFDPKDPETGMKKCRGVGNWVDSEAADDAVCKSRIFLGTADYRLIALDAKTGKKCADFGDGGQVKMPIDKPEIFTGEVVSNSRPAIVNDVVVVGSAVADNQRVEAPSGRVLAYDARTGKPAWQFDPLPRDKSDPAGKSWAKGTAEGFGAGNVWASMSVDQELDLVYLPTSSASSDFYGAERAGDNHYSSSIVALRGKTGEVAWHFQFVHHNVFDYDTPSQPLLIDYPHNGKMVPALVQNNKTGLVFVFNRETGEPLVPIEERPVPQNGKVKGEVLSPTQPFPVGMPALNPLSFSPEDVWGFTFLDEWLCKRKAEGLIYGDVFTPPSEQGTIFFPSVGGGPNWGGGAYDPRSNLMIVPSNRIPTIVTMVPREKAVFKEGQAIEATSEMIFPVEGSPYVPKVQGLLSIFGAPCSKPPWAALTAVDMSTNKIAWEVPLGSVDKMSPLPVPWDLGMPGAGGPLVTAGGLVFIGYSLDDTLKAFDLSTGKLLWEGDLPAAGTSVPVSYEVDGEQFIVIPAGGHSMYQSTMGDSVMAFKLKAKTQ, encoded by the coding sequence ATGAAGACGAAGTATCAGTTTGGCTTTCAGTTAACATCGTTATTAGCAGTGTTTGCAATTTCGACTTTAACACAGGCTCAATTGCCTGCCTCAAGCACTTCAGTAGTGGATCAACACCAGCTTGGCAGCAAGTATTCTCCACTCAAGCAAGTGACCAAGAAAAATGTAGCAGACCTGGAAGTCGCTTGGGAATACCACACCGGTGACGGGGCAAATCCGAAACCGAACTCCCTGACCTCTTTCCAGGATCAGCCGAGTTTGATCGAAGGTAACCTGGTGGTGTGCAGTACCAATCGCCGGGTTATTGCGCTCGATCCGAAAACGGGCGAAGAGCGCTGGGTGTTCGATCCGAAGGACCCGGAAACCGGAATGAAAAAATGCCGTGGCGTTGGTAACTGGGTGGATTCGGAAGCAGCGGATGACGCAGTGTGTAAGTCACGTATATTTCTCGGCACAGCCGATTATCGGCTAATTGCATTGGACGCAAAAACCGGCAAAAAGTGTGCAGATTTTGGGGACGGTGGTCAGGTTAAAATGCCCATCGACAAGCCTGAGATTTTCACAGGTGAAGTGGTATCCAATTCCCGCCCGGCCATCGTTAACGATGTGGTGGTAGTAGGCTCAGCAGTTGCCGACAACCAGCGGGTAGAAGCGCCAAGCGGTCGGGTATTAGCGTATGACGCCCGCACCGGTAAACCAGCGTGGCAATTCGACCCGCTGCCCCGTGACAAATCCGATCCTGCAGGCAAAAGCTGGGCTAAAGGCACGGCAGAAGGTTTCGGCGCCGGTAACGTCTGGGCATCCATGTCAGTCGATCAAGAGCTGGATCTGGTCTATTTGCCAACCTCCAGTGCTTCCAGTGATTTCTATGGTGCTGAACGTGCCGGAGACAATCACTACTCGTCTTCCATCGTTGCGTTACGGGGTAAAACAGGTGAGGTCGCCTGGCACTTTCAGTTCGTGCATCACAATGTGTTCGATTACGACACGCCCTCACAGCCTTTACTGATTGACTACCCCCACAATGGCAAAATGGTCCCCGCACTGGTGCAGAACAATAAAACCGGACTGGTTTTTGTCTTTAATCGTGAAACCGGCGAGCCACTCGTCCCCATTGAAGAGCGGCCGGTTCCTCAGAACGGAAAAGTAAAAGGTGAAGTCCTGTCACCCACTCAACCTTTTCCGGTAGGTATGCCCGCGTTGAACCCTTTAAGCTTCTCTCCCGAAGACGTATGGGGATTCACTTTTCTGGACGAATGGTTGTGCAAGCGCAAAGCAGAAGGGCTTATCTACGGTGACGTATTCACTCCCCCCAGTGAGCAGGGAACCATATTTTTCCCCTCCGTTGGTGGAGGCCCGAACTGGGGTGGCGGTGCTTATGATCCGAGAAGCAACCTGATGATTGTACCGTCTAACCGAATCCCGACTATTGTGACCATGGTGCCTCGTGAAAAAGCGGTCTTCAAAGAAGGTCAGGCGATCGAAGCAACATCCGAAATGATTTTCCCCGTGGAAGGTTCGCCTTATGTACCAAAGGTGCAAGGTCTGCTTTCGATCTTTGGTGCACCTTGCTCCAAGCCGCCCTGGGCTGCATTGACCGCGGTAGATATGTCTACCAACAAAATTGCCTGGGAAGTACCGTTGGGTAGTGTCGATAAAATGTCGCCGTTGCCGGTTCCCTGGGATCTGGGTATGCCCGGCGCGGGAGGCCCTCTGGTCACTGCAGGCGGACTGGTTTTCATCGGTTACTCACTGGATGACACCCTGAAGGCATTTGATCTCTCTACGGGTAAGCTGTTATGGGAAGGGGATTTGCCGGCAGCGGGTACTTCTGTGCCTGTCAGTTATGAAGTGGATGGCGAGCAATTCATTGTCATTCCCGCCGGTGGTCACAGCATGTATCAATCCACCATGGGTGATTCGGTTATGGCCTTCAAGCTCAAGGCAAAAACTCAATAA
- a CDS encoding phosphotransferase, which yields MNVKDLFKRSPIPTDWKVTTEWMNKAIQRHHPGTHVSSVDLVYRSDGTSSRARFALTYSQGAGPKTVFAKSKGNWLRRFLHAMTGNAFIEGRLYESKVALNIEHPTFYYGAVDQWRLNDLIVMEDVSERGAVLNDATTPLSFEAVANGLRELAGLHSRFWNYDHKSHPQLSWVNPWKASPTFQFLLKYGCKRGTSRLLDYIPDPIIAQGPNMMVDAWTDYLGSVNEGPMTLLHGDAHVGNTYLLPDGTLGFYDWGVVRRGHWSFDVGYFIISALSEEDRRTHAKDLIAIYLDALDLPEADRPDSEEAWWRFRCSPAYGLAIWVTTGAEDNYQLPVICQNLSKRFGSAFLELDIRAALDERHSR from the coding sequence ATGAATGTAAAAGACCTGTTTAAGCGCTCCCCCATACCCACCGACTGGAAAGTGACAACGGAATGGATGAATAAAGCGATTCAGCGACACCATCCCGGTACACACGTTTCTAGTGTCGATCTGGTTTATCGTTCCGATGGCACAAGCAGCCGGGCGCGCTTCGCTTTAACTTACTCCCAAGGGGCGGGGCCGAAAACGGTTTTCGCAAAGAGCAAAGGCAATTGGCTGCGGCGATTTCTGCACGCTATGACCGGCAACGCATTTATTGAAGGCAGGCTTTATGAATCCAAAGTCGCTCTCAATATAGAGCACCCCACATTCTATTATGGAGCAGTGGATCAATGGCGACTAAATGACTTAATAGTGATGGAAGATGTAAGTGAGCGTGGCGCTGTGCTCAATGATGCAACCACACCCTTAAGCTTTGAAGCTGTTGCAAACGGGCTTCGGGAACTGGCTGGATTACACAGTCGCTTTTGGAACTATGATCACAAATCCCACCCGCAACTAAGCTGGGTCAACCCCTGGAAAGCCTCACCTACGTTCCAATTTTTACTGAAATACGGCTGTAAACGGGGTACCTCACGGTTACTGGACTATATTCCAGACCCCATCATCGCGCAGGGGCCAAACATGATGGTCGACGCCTGGACAGACTATCTGGGCAGCGTAAACGAAGGGCCAATGACGTTGTTGCATGGCGACGCACACGTGGGAAACACCTATTTGCTGCCGGATGGGACGCTGGGCTTTTATGATTGGGGGGTTGTTCGTCGCGGGCATTGGTCGTTTGACGTGGGGTATTTTATTATCAGCGCGCTCAGTGAAGAAGATCGGCGAACTCATGCAAAAGACCTGATCGCCATTTACCTGGATGCTTTGGACTTACCAGAAGCCGATCGGCCGGACAGTGAAGAGGCCTGGTGGCGTTTCCGCTGCTCTCCTGCATACGGTCTGGCGATTTGGGTAACCACTGGTGCCGAAGACAATTATCAGCTACCGGTAATTTGCCAAAATTTGTCTAAACGATTTGGTTCAGCCTTCCTGGAATTAGATATTCGTGCGGCACTGGACGAGCGTCACTCTCGTTAA
- a CDS encoding MaoC family dehydratase N-terminal domain-containing protein codes for MTAATKNEGEVQLDLSELDKWVGKDVVFAEMWDPCNATDIRRWVQAMDYPNPLHWDEQFANSSKFGGIVAPQSFTVAMDYGHGCHPSCVGNIPGSHLIFGGEEWWFYGTPIRPGDKLTQKRRFDGYDVADTKFAGPTLFTRGDTVHHNQHGALVAKERATAIRYLVDEAKKRGMYDKEKRSPKKWSAEDLEGINKLRMDWILSNREGISPQFKAVNVGDTLPRRVIGPHSVVTFALECRAHRQNIWGTWRWNVPEGVHDPATDDAGFSEKMSYDFEARKVDPRQADGLFHGPSSGHINSDKAEEIGMGGAYGYGASMNAWFVDYISYWAGHNGFVWHSKSQFRSPAFEGDVTFLDGEIIDKIEVSPYGAPVVQIKVKQTTQTGEVILTGIAEVELPY; via the coding sequence ATGACGGCAGCCACGAAAAATGAAGGTGAAGTACAACTCGATTTAAGTGAATTAGATAAATGGGTGGGCAAAGACGTCGTTTTTGCAGAAATGTGGGATCCCTGCAACGCAACCGATATCCGCCGTTGGGTACAAGCGATGGATTATCCCAATCCTTTGCATTGGGATGAACAATTTGCCAACTCATCCAAATTCGGCGGAATTGTCGCTCCCCAATCTTTTACTGTGGCCATGGATTATGGTCATGGTTGTCATCCTTCCTGCGTTGGAAATATTCCGGGTTCTCACCTGATCTTTGGTGGTGAGGAGTGGTGGTTTTACGGAACGCCGATCCGACCCGGTGACAAACTTACGCAAAAACGTCGCTTTGATGGTTACGACGTAGCGGACACCAAATTCGCTGGGCCGACCCTGTTTACCCGCGGTGACACCGTTCACCACAATCAACATGGCGCACTGGTCGCTAAAGAGCGTGCTACAGCCATTCGTTACCTGGTAGACGAAGCTAAAAAGCGCGGCATGTACGACAAGGAAAAGCGTTCTCCAAAAAAATGGAGCGCCGAGGATTTAGAAGGCATCAACAAATTGCGTATGGATTGGATTCTTTCCAATCGCGAAGGTATATCGCCGCAGTTCAAAGCCGTTAACGTTGGCGACACGCTGCCACGCCGGGTGATTGGACCGCATTCGGTCGTCACCTTTGCACTGGAATGTCGTGCTCACCGTCAAAACATCTGGGGAACATGGCGCTGGAACGTACCCGAAGGTGTCCACGATCCTGCTACGGATGATGCCGGTTTTTCTGAAAAGATGTCCTATGACTTTGAAGCGCGCAAAGTAGATCCTCGCCAAGCAGATGGTCTTTTCCATGGCCCTTCCAGCGGACATATAAATTCAGATAAGGCAGAAGAAATCGGTATGGGCGGTGCCTATGGCTACGGTGCTTCCATGAACGCTTGGTTCGTTGATTACATTTCATATTGGGCCGGACACAACGGCTTTGTATGGCATTCCAAATCCCAGTTCCGCAGCCCGGCGTTTGAAGGCGATGTCACATTCCTGGACGGTGAAATTATCGATAAGATCGAAGTTTCACCTTATGGTGCACCTGTGGTACAGATTAAAGTGAAGCAAACCACCCAAACGGGTGAAGTCATTCTAACGGGTATCGCTGAAGTGGAATTACCCTATTAA
- a CDS encoding SDR family NAD(P)-dependent oxidoreductase has protein sequence MKALSGKVAVVTGASRGIGKGIALALAAEGATVYVTGRTLTEGASPLPGTIGETAEACNRRGGKGVAVQVDHGCDEQVAALFEKVRQEQGALDILVNNAFALSDDLINPEGFWEKPLSNWNMMEVGVRSNFVSAWHAANIMVPKKSGLIVAISGYTGVAYTYGVVFGTSKSAVDRMARDMAIELKPHQVTSIALWQGLTLTERAKINLATNPELKGSAATRPEEACSTEFAGRVIAALAQDSALVKRSGGTFITAELANQYGVVDIDGKVIPSLRKSRGAPIWTPIE, from the coding sequence GTGAAAGCATTATCGGGGAAGGTCGCCGTAGTAACCGGGGCCAGCCGGGGTATTGGTAAAGGAATTGCTCTGGCGCTAGCAGCCGAAGGCGCGACCGTGTACGTTACCGGTAGAACGCTGACGGAAGGCGCCAGCCCTTTACCTGGAACCATAGGGGAAACGGCGGAAGCGTGTAATAGGCGCGGCGGAAAAGGCGTTGCGGTACAAGTAGATCACGGCTGCGATGAGCAGGTTGCGGCGCTATTTGAGAAAGTACGCCAAGAGCAGGGCGCACTGGATATTCTGGTCAATAACGCCTTTGCCTTGTCCGATGACCTGATTAACCCAGAAGGTTTCTGGGAAAAGCCTCTGTCCAACTGGAATATGATGGAGGTCGGCGTGCGCTCGAATTTTGTTTCAGCCTGGCATGCTGCCAACATCATGGTGCCGAAGAAATCAGGTTTGATTGTTGCCATCTCTGGCTATACCGGTGTTGCCTATACCTATGGCGTGGTGTTCGGCACCAGTAAATCAGCAGTTGATCGTATGGCACGGGATATGGCAATCGAGCTCAAGCCACATCAGGTAACGTCTATCGCTTTATGGCAGGGGCTAACCCTGACCGAGCGGGCCAAAATAAATCTGGCGACTAATCCCGAGCTAAAAGGCAGTGCTGCGACACGGCCCGAAGAAGCCTGTTCTACTGAATTCGCCGGTAGGGTGATCGCCGCGCTGGCTCAGGATTCTGCGCTGGTAAAACGTTCGGGGGGCACATTTATTACTGCTGAATTAGCAAACCAATACGGCGTAGTGGATATCGATGGCAAGGTGATTCCATCACTGCGAAAGAGCCGTGGGGCACCAATATGGACGCCTATTGAATAG